The Anabaena sp. WA102 genome contains a region encoding:
- a CDS encoding PD-(D/E)XK nuclease family protein, translating to MLEQELEIEAIINELKVLPLFNLSLSSKELFHSNFLAWICGLYPEILSVVFADYLKHDVSSCKISNVYRESEKIDLTLKYSHGETLIIENKVKSLPDFEQLKEYSLKQPNVNFLLLSLIEPNLSSFLKKEKKIIIADKNKQFIWHYLSYYDLAQKLQEVQLEIAETNSYHGQLLAEYIQFIKLLYNLSSFFHIKEDENPIFHNKNIDKLWEIRFRDVIIKLWYSQLMQRLEQRLKVQNFEINENWNEIKKGQIIFGSGMINGKGFFEVKYCIKDKTYCPISDKQIGTPIFLGIQIDNRDFKILCECEFTDDKTKARKISEQLYSLKEGDKIWFDLSHVPGNAKEFPNRKGKEFNQYYGTFIYRYKGLKEDILVNDLINLIVKYIFLIKNNQEDIEAMIEKAW from the coding sequence ATGTTGGAACAAGAGTTAGAAATTGAAGCAATTATCAATGAGTTAAAGGTTTTACCCTTATTTAACCTTTCACTATCATCTAAAGAATTATTTCATAGTAACTTTTTAGCTTGGATATGTGGACTTTATCCAGAAATATTAAGTGTAGTATTTGCAGATTATCTAAAACATGATGTATCTTCTTGTAAAATATCTAATGTTTATCGAGAGTCAGAGAAAATAGATTTAACATTAAAATATAGTCATGGAGAAACATTAATTATTGAAAATAAAGTAAAAAGCCTTCCTGATTTTGAACAATTGAAAGAATACTCTCTTAAACAACCTAATGTAAATTTCTTACTTTTAAGTTTAATTGAACCTAATTTATCGTCATTCTTGAAAAAAGAGAAGAAAATTATTATAGCTGATAAAAACAAGCAATTTATTTGGCATTATCTAAGCTATTATGATCTGGCTCAAAAACTCCAAGAAGTACAACTGGAAATTGCTGAAACTAATAGTTATCATGGACAATTATTAGCCGAATATATTCAATTTATAAAACTTTTGTATAATTTGTCATCTTTCTTTCATATTAAGGAGGATGAAAACCCAATTTTTCATAATAAAAATATAGATAAACTATGGGAAATTCGATTTCGTGATGTCATCATTAAACTTTGGTATTCACAATTAATGCAACGCTTAGAGCAAAGATTAAAAGTGCAAAATTTTGAAATTAATGAAAATTGGAATGAAATTAAAAAAGGACAAATTATCTTTGGATCAGGAATGATAAATGGAAAAGGCTTTTTTGAAGTTAAATATTGTATTAAAGATAAAACATATTGCCCGATTAGTGATAAACAAATAGGTACTCCCATATTTTTGGGAATACAAATTGATAATCGTGACTTTAAAATTTTGTGTGAATGTGAATTTACTGATGATAAAACTAAGGCTAGAAAAATATCTGAACAATTATATTCTTTAAAAGAAGGAGATAAAATTTGGTTTGATTTATCTCATGTTCCTGGAAATGCAAAAGAATTTCCTAATCGTAAAGGTAAAGAATTTAATCAATATTATGGGACTTTTATTTATCGTTATAAAGGATTAAAAGAGGATATTTTAGTCAATGACTTAATAAATCTAATAGTTAAATATATCTTTTTGATTAAAAACAATCAAGAAGATATAGAAGCAATGATAGAAAAAGCTTGGTAA
- a CDS encoding Uma2 family endonuclease — protein sequence MVLQLVRHQFTVKQFHQMAESGILSENDRLELIRGEMIDMSPIGRRHAGCVNRLVNLLIQLLGKQIVLAPQNPVELDETSEPQPDIALLKPRPDFYRNSHPQPEDIFLLIEVADTTVKYDREVKIPLYAEANIPEVWLLDVNQEVVEVYRNPLQGVYQDVQKLVKNQILSILAFPDVHINVTEVF from the coding sequence ATGGTTTTACAATTAGTCAGACACCAATTTACAGTTAAGCAATTTCACCAAATGGCTGAATCTGGTATTTTGTCAGAAAATGATAGATTAGAATTAATTCGGGGGGAAATGATTGATATGTCACCTATTGGAAGAAGACACGCTGGTTGTGTCAATAGATTAGTTAATTTGCTGATTCAGCTTCTCGGAAAGCAAATAGTGCTTGCACCTCAAAATCCTGTAGAATTAGATGAAACTTCTGAACCCCAGCCAGATATAGCATTATTAAAACCACGTCCAGATTTTTATAGAAATTCACACCCCCAACCAGAAGATATATTTTTGTTAATAGAAGTTGCTGATACAACGGTAAAATATGATCGGGAAGTGAAAATTCCTTTATATGCAGAAGCAAATATTCCTGAAGTTTGGTTATTAGATGTTAATCAAGAGGTTGTAGAAGTATATCGAAATCCTCTCCAGGGAGTTTATCAAGATGTACAGAAGTTAGTCAAAAACCAAATTTTATCAATTTTAGCTTTTCCTGATGTGCATATTAATGTGACTGAGGTATTTTAA